From a region of the Methanothrix sp. genome:
- the cobD gene encoding threonine-phosphate decarboxylase CobD, giving the protein MRVRKSFAATEPCQHGGRVREMSRILGREILDFSASINPLGHPPLEDLVLRELKNICHYPDITYSDFREAAASFVGVDPENIVPGNGSSEIIRIFSEVCIDDGEVALIPSPTFGEYETQSRLAGAQIIKTDLGVENPRDLESVFDEPLLRGAKAAFFCNPNNPTGTLTDRESVRRLAERCEDCGGFLLVDEAFIELSDPDQSLADLAPDMEGLVVMRSLTKSFGVPGLRLGFAVTNRELAGIMNRARIPWSISSIASAAAVHLLKNVEFLERSRQTVVKELDWLTGALTSIGLRPLRSSTNFVLVDVRGTGMDSGELAERMLHEGILIRDCRSFGLDGYVRVAVRRREENEMLVLALKRVLEGA; this is encoded by the coding sequence ATGAGAGTTCGCAAAAGCTTTGCGGCGACCGAGCCGTGCCAGCATGGAGGCAGGGTTCGTGAGATGTCCAGAATCCTCGGCAGGGAGATTCTGGACTTCAGCGCAAGCATCAACCCCCTCGGCCACCCTCCCCTGGAGGACCTCGTGCTGCGAGAGCTGAAGAACATATGTCATTATCCGGACATCACATACAGCGATTTCAGGGAGGCTGCAGCATCATTTGTCGGGGTGGATCCTGAGAATATAGTCCCTGGAAACGGCTCATCAGAGATAATAAGAATTTTCTCAGAGGTCTGTATAGATGATGGCGAGGTCGCGCTCATACCTTCCCCCACCTTCGGCGAGTACGAGACCCAGTCTAGGCTTGCAGGCGCACAGATCATTAAAACAGATCTTGGCGTGGAGAATCCAAGGGATCTCGAGTCGGTGTTCGATGAACCGCTCTTGAGGGGTGCAAAAGCAGCGTTCTTCTGCAACCCGAACAACCCCACAGGGACTCTCACAGACAGGGAGAGTGTCAGGAGGCTTGCAGAACGGTGTGAGGACTGCGGGGGTTTTCTCCTTGTTGATGAGGCTTTCATAGAGCTCTCTGATCCAGATCAGAGCCTGGCAGATCTCGCGCCAGATATGGAGGGGCTGGTGGTCATGAGATCCCTGACGAAATCGTTCGGCGTGCCGGGACTGCGTCTGGGGTTTGCTGTCACTAACAGAGAGCTTGCGGGGATAATGAACAGGGCGCGGATACCATGGTCGATAAGCTCGATAGCATCTGCTGCCGCTGTTCATTTGCTGAAGAATGTGGAGTTTCTTGAGAGGAGCAGGCAGACTGTCGTTAAAGAGCTTGACTGGCTGACAGGGGCACTTACAAGCATCGGGTTGAGGCCGCTCAGAAGCAGCACGAACTTCGTGCTCGTCGATGTGAGGGGCACGGGCATGGATTCGGGAGAGCTTGCGGAGAGGATGCTGCATGAGGGCATTCTCATAAGGGACTGCAGATCTTTCGGCCTTGATGGATACGTGAGGGTCGCCGTGCGGAGGAGAGAGGAGAACGAGATGCTGGTTCTCGCCCTCAAGAGGGTCCTGGAGGGTGCATGA
- a CDS encoding cysteine-rich small domain-containing protein, which produces MRESCDRYPCHFEGQDCTFCFCPFYPCLDESLGCMIDGVWRCDGCTILHRADVAAGVVEDLLRGEELEAVWRRVRSKV; this is translated from the coding sequence ATGAGGGAGAGCTGCGACCGCTACCCATGCCACTTCGAGGGGCAGGACTGCACATTCTGCTTCTGCCCGTTCTACCCGTGCCTCGATGAGAGCCTTGGATGCATGATCGATGGGGTATGGAGATGTGATGGCTGCACGATACTTCACAGAGCTGATGTGGCAGCCGGAGTTGTTGAGGATCTGCTCCGTGGAGAGGAACTGGAGGCTGTCTGGAGGAGGGTCAGGTCAAAGGTGTGA